Within Epilithonimonas zeae, the genomic segment GCTTCAGCCGAATTTTGCTGGTATTTGGAAAGGTCTTCATAAGAAGCCATTTTCAACATCTGAGCCAGCAAAGTTCCACCGCTGGAAGGCATTGGCATCGATATGATTTCGTTTCCTTTATAATCAAACGACAGCGCTTTTCTTTCTTTTGTTTTATAACTTTTAAGGTCTTTTGCCTGAATAATTCCGTTTCCGAGTTTCATTTCAGCCAAAATCAATTCAGCTGTTTTTCCTTCATAGAATTCTTTTTCTCCAAACTTTTGGATTCGTTTCAATGTTTCCGCCAACTCTGGCTGAATCAGCAAATCTCCTGCTTTCCAACCTTTATCATTAATGAAAACGATTTTGTTTTTGTTGTGCTTTTTAAAATCATCCTGATGACGGTTGAGAAGATCTGCTTCCTGCTCGGTAATCGTAAAACCTTTTTGTGCCAAATCTATAGCAGGTTCTATCAGTTTTGAAAATGGAAGCTTGGCATATTTCAAAGTTTCAAACATCCCAGAGATGCTTCCGGGCACACCAACCGCCAATCTGCCATATTGAGACAAATCTGTATTAGCATTTCCTTTTTTATCCCAGTACATATCAAAACTAGCTTTAGACGGTGCTGTTTCACGGTAATCTAAAGCTAACTTTTTTCCATCAGAAGTTACTGCCACCATAAACCCGCCTCCACCAATATTACCAGCCTGAGGATAAACAACTGCCAAAGCCAATTGTGTGGCAATAGCAGCATCAAAGGCATTGCCTCCTTCTTTCATAATCTTTGATCCAGCCTCACTTGCGAGTGGATGCGCCGAGACAACAACGCCCTTGTTTTTAACTTTAACTTCTTTGATGAGATTGAAGTCTGTATATTGTGCAGAAACCGTTACAGATAAAAGGAAACTTGCATATAGTATTTTTTTCATATTGATATTTAATTTGATGTTATTGTCCGCCCCGTCAATTCGCTAAGGCGAATCGCCACCCTCAATAGGATGGGAATTTTGAAATGTAAATTTACTCTATAATTATCTGAAGTTGATCTAATAATCCGGCGAGATTGTCTTTTGCGAATTTGGTTTTTTTGAGTTGATTTTTATTGGGATCAATAGAATAATTGATGGCATTCTTGAGATTTGCATTATCTAAAATTGTTTGGTCAAAAATAGCATTATTCAAATTAGAGCTATCAAAAAATGCATTGGAAAGATTGGTTTCTGTAAAATCCACTTCTTTCATACTACAATTTCTAAAAATCGTTTTCCGGATATCTAGCTTATAAAAGGAGGAATGATCCAGAACACAATCTTCAAACCTAAAAGATATATTGAAAGAATGTGCATCTTCAAAGCTGAGTCCCATCATTTTGCAGTTCTTAAAAACGACATCTCTAAAAGCAGTCTGTCGAATCTTCGCATTACTCAAGTCACAATCTGCAAAATTGCAATTAGAAAATTTGAAATCTGAAAAATCATAGTTTGAAAAATCGATTCCTGTGAAATCACATTCTTCGTAATCGCCTTGCTCAATCTGCTCTGGTTTGTAGTCTTTGGAAGAAAAACTTTTCCCCGCTTCATATATCATTTTAACTCATTTTAAAAACAGATAAATTTACAGAATGTAAAGCTGAAGCAGAAATTCTCAGCAGGAAAATTCTTAAAAATTTAATAGAAAATTTCGAATAAAAAAACCTCAATTAAAAATTGAGGTTTGCTTATATTATCTATGTCCTCTCGGACCGCCTTTGTGATGTTTATTCGGTTTTGGATGATTTCCCATTTTAAAGTGCTTATTTTTTCCAGGCTTGAAATTGCCTTGATGACCAACTTTGGCGTACTTGTATTTTGGCGATTTGTAATGCTTTTTAAAACTTTTTTTATAATAATTATTACCATTGTAATGCTTTACAAGCACTGGAGGAGCGTGATTGACTCTATACCTGGCATACTGATTATAATGAACTTTATGTCTTTTGTAAGGATAGCGATCAACTAATACAACTTTATGAGTTCTGTATAAATCGATGTGGCGGTATCTTACAGGTAAAACCGGCGAGAAAACCCATCTGCTTCCAGACGAATAATAATATCCACGTTTTGGAACATTATAGTAAAGATCATATTCTGGCAGATAATAAGATTCTACATAATCGTAGCCTGAAGGTCCCCATTTTGGCTGGCTGTTGATATTAATATTGACATTTACCTGCGCCTGAAAAAGTCCGGATGTTAAGCCTGTTGCTGCTAACATCAGAATTAAAATTAATCTTTTCATATTTACTTTTTTAACAAATATCAAAGGGAGCAAAGATAATACCATAGATATAAATGATTATTAATCAATATATCAACGGTTTCATAACAATATATATTTTATGAATCATTTTGAAATCGGTTCAAAAACAAATAAATTTACAGAACAGTTTCAGACGTTCTGAAATTTGAAAATGGAAAAATTGAAAAAAGTATTAATTGTTACCTATTACTGGCCACCTGCTGGCGGACCTGGCGTACAGCGTTGGCTGAAGTTCGCCAAGTATCTTCCCGAATTTGGTTTTGAGCCAGTTATTTACACGCCTGAAAACCCGAGCTATCCTTTG encodes:
- the ggt gene encoding gamma-glutamyltransferase — translated: MKKILYASFLLSVTVSAQYTDFNLIKEVKVKNKGVVVSAHPLASEAGSKIMKEGGNAFDAAIATQLALAVVYPQAGNIGGGGFMVAVTSDGKKLALDYRETAPSKASFDMYWDKKGNANTDLSQYGRLAVGVPGSISGMFETLKYAKLPFSKLIEPAIDLAQKGFTITEQEADLLNRHQDDFKKHNKNKIVFINDKGWKAGDLLIQPELAETLKRIQKFGEKEFYEGKTAELILAEMKLGNGIIQAKDLKSYKTKERKALSFDYKGNEIISMPMPSSGGTLLAQMLKMASYEDLSKYQQNSAEAVQIMVEAERRAYADRAEYMGDPDFTADKTQMLISDEYLKNRWKSYNPNQATPSKDVGTIINQPKESTQTTHISILDKFGNAVSITTTLNGYYGSKTVVSGAGFFLNNEMDDFSIKPGVPNMFGAVGGEANKIEPGKRMLSSMTPTIVLKDGKVKMVVGTPGGTTIPTSVFQAIVGVIDFKQNANFSINTPKFHHQWLPEVVKVEYNFPETTITTLEKKNYKFEKIKQIGKTEIILVDENQNIHAVADGRGDDSVGVE
- a CDS encoding pentapeptide repeat-containing protein, translating into MIYEAGKSFSSKDYKPEQIEQGDYEECDFTGIDFSNYDFSDFKFSNCNFADCDLSNAKIRQTAFRDVVFKNCKMMGLSFEDAHSFNISFRFEDCVLDHSSFYKLDIRKTIFRNCSMKEVDFTETNLSNAFFDSSNLNNAIFDQTILDNANLKNAINYSIDPNKNQLKKTKFAKDNLAGLLDQLQIIIE